Proteins found in one Paenibacillus borealis genomic segment:
- a CDS encoding ABC transporter permease, translating into MRPGGLWMTIAAELTKQHRNRRKGRATFFSLLFWPIISFLTSYYTMKPYRTGEGSVLSRIIPDERIPLFLLSGYLVFQLFWTVVETAWIFEQERRDGTVETVFLTPASKIAFLYGRSLYSLLHGIWMFAAFSILTFVFVSDTASVNWAALTLALLLITIAAIIWGAMLSAVSLFSRESSFLYYIFQTPMELFGGVRIPPAVFPAWATGLSALFPVTYSLILVRGALYGTTGRVWWLALTVLMAGSLLLAGCTRYILYRAERHARLKGNWSLF; encoded by the coding sequence ATGAGACCCGGCGGCCTATGGATGACAATTGCCGCTGAACTCACGAAGCAGCACAGAAACCGCCGGAAGGGACGGGCAACCTTCTTCTCCCTGCTCTTCTGGCCTATCATCAGCTTCTTGACCTCTTATTACACGATGAAGCCCTACCGGACCGGGGAAGGCTCTGTGTTATCACGGATCATCCCGGATGAACGTATCCCGTTGTTTTTGCTGAGCGGCTACTTAGTATTCCAGCTGTTCTGGACAGTGGTGGAAACGGCCTGGATTTTTGAGCAGGAACGCAGAGACGGTACTGTTGAGACCGTCTTCCTGACTCCGGCATCCAAAATAGCCTTCCTGTACGGCCGTTCCCTCTATTCCTTATTGCATGGAATATGGATGTTCGCGGCCTTCTCCATTCTGACGTTTGTGTTTGTTTCAGATACTGCATCAGTTAATTGGGCGGCTCTAACCCTTGCTCTGCTGCTGATTACCATTGCCGCTATTATCTGGGGGGCAATGCTGAGCGCGGTGTCGCTGTTCTCCCGGGAATCCTCATTCCTCTATTATATTTTTCAGACTCCGATGGAGCTGTTCGGGGGAGTCCGCATACCTCCAGCCGTCTTCCCGGCCTGGGCAACGGGGCTGTCCGCCCTGTTCCCGGTGACATACAGCCTGATTCTGGTACGCGGAGCATTATACGGCACTACCGGCCGGGTCTGGTGGCTGGCGCTGACCGTTCTGATGGCGGGCAGTCTTCTGCTTGCCGGTTGCACCCGGTACATCTTGTACCGCGCAGAGCGCCATGCCCGCCTGAAGGGTAACTGGAGTTTGTTCTAG
- a CDS encoding nitrogenase component 1 — protein MSKLIEQPRYSCALGVQQSVIAIHRAVPVVHAGPGCSTKIHGFLGQGEGYAGGSTIPCTNSSEAEIVFGGENKLRGVIHGAFKVIDADLFVVLTGCTSDIVGDDVGQVTREFQAAGKPVVYAETGGFKSNNYVSHDLIIKAIVEQYVDKFAADKTSVIPGLVNVFASVPYQDPYWIGNLQELKRILTGIGLTVSVLFGPESGGVEEWLSIPRAEFNIVVSAWPGLKSAQLLEAKYGTPFYHFPYLPVGGIETGRFLREVADFSSVDRAAAKAFIAEEERKFYTHIERTADFMLEFRYGLPRVFYTMLDASYAVGLAKYLLNELGILPAQTQYVVDNTPEEYRAAIVERFRTISSRRSANVEFVEDGGAIQEAIRLDKPAQRALILGSGWERDLAAELGADLLPVSVPITYRLILNCGYAGYNGGLRLIEDIYDRVLGTYR, from the coding sequence ATGTCCAAGCTTATTGAACAGCCGCGCTACTCCTGTGCGCTTGGCGTACAGCAATCGGTGATCGCGATCCACCGCGCTGTTCCCGTGGTCCATGCCGGACCGGGCTGCAGCACCAAAATTCATGGGTTTCTGGGGCAGGGGGAAGGTTATGCGGGTGGAAGTACGATTCCCTGCACCAATTCCAGTGAAGCGGAGATTGTCTTCGGCGGGGAGAATAAGCTGCGTGGCGTGATTCACGGAGCCTTCAAGGTGATAGATGCGGATCTGTTTGTGGTGCTTACCGGCTGCACCTCGGATATTGTAGGGGATGATGTGGGACAGGTAACCCGTGAATTCCAGGCAGCAGGCAAACCGGTAGTCTATGCCGAAACCGGCGGATTCAAGAGCAATAATTATGTCAGTCATGATCTGATTATCAAGGCCATTGTTGAACAGTATGTCGATAAATTCGCTGCAGACAAAACCTCTGTCATTCCAGGACTGGTCAACGTCTTCGCCTCGGTGCCCTATCAGGACCCGTATTGGATCGGGAATCTGCAGGAGCTGAAGCGTATCCTGACCGGGATCGGTCTTACGGTGAGTGTGCTGTTCGGACCAGAGTCCGGCGGGGTAGAGGAGTGGCTGAGCATTCCCCGGGCCGAGTTCAACATCGTGGTGTCCGCCTGGCCCGGACTGAAGAGTGCGCAATTGCTGGAGGCTAAGTATGGCACACCGTTCTATCATTTTCCTTATCTGCCTGTCGGCGGGATAGAGACCGGCCGTTTCCTCAGGGAAGTCGCGGATTTCAGCAGTGTGGATAGAGCGGCGGCCAAAGCTTTTATTGCAGAGGAGGAACGCAAATTCTATACCCATATTGAACGGACTGCAGATTTCATGCTGGAATTCCGTTATGGCCTGCCCCGGGTGTTCTATACGATGCTGGATGCCTCTTACGCGGTCGGACTTGCCAAATACCTGCTCAATGAGCTGGGTATTCTGCCGGCACAGACGCAATATGTCGTGGATAATACACCTGAGGAATACCGCGCTGCGATTGTGGAACGGTTCCGGACCATTTCCTCCAGGCGTTCAGCCAATGTGGAATTTGTAGAGGACGGTGGGGCTATCCAGGAGGCGATCCGGCTGGATAAACCGGCGCAGCGTGCGCTTATTCTGGGCAGCGGCTGGGAACGCGATCTTGCCGCCGAGCTTGGAGCGGATCTGCTGCCGGTCAGTGTACCCATTACCTACCGGCTGATCCTGAACTGCGGGTATGCCGGTTATAACGGCGGTCTGCGGCTGATTGAGGATATTTATGACCGGGTGCTGGGGACGTACCGGTGA
- a CDS encoding nitrogenase component 1, producing MSKVNLNTPEVPVRELRLGSITGFSGTAAGLVSCSNAGGLKDGSRSFSQCMGCSSGNAFCQLSMITDAAMVNHAPVGCAGDFFGYNFVYRVGQMERDLPPVIGRYFNTNIEEMDTVFGGARKLEATIRLAFERAKPKAIFVTTSCASGIIGDDVESVTNKMTRELGIPVVTCFCEGFKSKIWTSGFDSAYHSIVRKIVKPPEKKTNKVNIINFWGSDVFSGLLNKLGYEADYIVPFSTVAQLERISEAAATIQICPTLGTYLGAALEQVYGVPEIKAPVAYGLAGTDAWMRELGRVLDREQEIEEIIAVEKAAVLPKLEEYRARLTGTTCYITAGSAHGHALIALLRELGIDVQGAAIFHHDPVYDNGDPAADMLDHTVKTYGDVPNYNVCNKQAYELANILNRVRPDLMIARHGGMTHWGAKLGIPTLLIGDEHFSWGYQGLLNYAERILETLDNKEFVTNLAKHSTMPYTKWWMEQPPYTFLGGNVHVQAY from the coding sequence ATGAGCAAAGTGAATTTGAACACCCCTGAGGTTCCGGTCCGTGAGCTCCGGCTGGGGTCGATTACCGGGTTCTCCGGCACTGCCGCAGGCCTGGTAAGCTGCTCGAACGCCGGGGGCCTGAAGGACGGTTCCCGCTCCTTCAGCCAGTGCATGGGCTGCAGCTCCGGTAACGCTTTTTGCCAATTGTCCATGATTACGGACGCAGCGATGGTGAATCATGCGCCTGTAGGCTGTGCCGGAGATTTCTTCGGCTATAACTTCGTTTACCGGGTAGGGCAGATGGAACGTGATCTTCCTCCGGTCATTGGAAGATATTTCAATACGAATATTGAAGAGATGGATACTGTATTCGGCGGGGCACGTAAGCTTGAGGCGACGATCCGGCTTGCTTTTGAACGGGCGAAGCCCAAGGCCATCTTCGTAACCACCTCCTGTGCTTCGGGAATTATCGGGGACGATGTGGAGAGCGTGACGAATAAAATGACCCGGGAGCTGGGCATTCCCGTGGTCACCTGCTTCTGCGAAGGGTTCAAATCGAAGATCTGGACGTCGGGGTTCGACTCCGCTTATCACTCCATCGTCCGCAAGATCGTTAAGCCGCCGGAGAAGAAGACCAACAAAGTGAATATCATCAACTTTTGGGGCAGCGATGTGTTTTCCGGACTATTAAACAAGCTGGGTTATGAAGCCGATTATATCGTTCCGTTCTCTACAGTAGCTCAGCTGGAGCGGATCTCGGAAGCCGCAGCAACCATTCAGATATGCCCGACACTGGGAACCTATCTGGGAGCTGCGCTGGAGCAGGTCTACGGTGTGCCGGAGATCAAGGCTCCAGTTGCCTATGGCCTGGCTGGTACCGACGCCTGGATGCGGGAGCTGGGCCGGGTGCTGGACCGTGAACAGGAGATTGAGGAGATCATTGCTGTAGAGAAGGCGGCGGTTCTGCCGAAGCTGGAAGAATACAGAGCCAGGCTGACGGGGACGACCTGCTACATCACAGCCGGTTCGGCACATGGTCATGCCCTGATTGCGCTGCTGCGCGAGCTGGGCATTGATGTGCAGGGCGCGGCGATTTTTCATCATGACCCGGTGTATGACAATGGTGACCCGGCTGCAGATATGCTGGATCATACCGTCAAGACCTATGGGGATGTTCCCAACTACAATGTCTGCAATAAGCAGGCTTATGAGCTGGCGAACATTCTGAACCGGGTACGGCCCGATCTGATGATTGCCCGCCACGGGGGCATGACGCATTGGGGAGCGAAGCTCGGTATTCCTACGCTGCTGATCGGGGATGAGCATTTCAGCTGGGGATATCAGGGACTGCTGAATTACGCCGAACGTATCCTGGAGACGCTGGATAATAAGGAGTTCGTGACCAATCTGGCCAAACACAGCACCATGCCCTACACCAAATGGTGGATGGAGCAGCCGCCGTATACATTCCTGGGAGGCAACGTTCATGTCCAAGCTTATTGA
- a CDS encoding ABC transporter ATP-binding protein — protein MSRRETAGGIAREADQAGEPGTFGTVRGAVSIRKVSRSYEEDTGRRVEALKEVELEIESGSFVSFIGPSGCGKTTLMRLIAGLDECASGEITLDGERIHGPHYERGYVFQQANLFPWMTIRQNISAGLKARKVYQENRRKPDEFIRMVGLEGFGNAYPHQVSGGMAQRASLARALINQPKVLMLDEPLGALDAFTRMNLQDELLRLWRLHGTTMILVTHDVDEAVYLSDRIVIMSARPGQIKEIIEVEMEHPRDRGSSEFVFLRSRILETLHFAGSSASLEYYPVGHPAATRKGRRT, from the coding sequence ATGAGCCGGAGGGAAACAGCAGGAGGTATAGCGAGAGAAGCAGATCAGGCGGGAGAGCCGGGAACCTTCGGGACTGTCAGGGGTGCTGTGAGCATCCGCAAGGTCAGCCGCAGCTATGAGGAGGACACCGGACGCAGGGTTGAAGCGCTCAAAGAGGTGGAGCTGGAGATTGAATCCGGCAGCTTCGTCTCCTTCATCGGTCCCAGCGGCTGCGGCAAAACAACACTTATGCGCCTGATCGCAGGACTGGATGAGTGTGCTAGCGGTGAAATCACGCTGGATGGCGAGCGGATTCATGGCCCGCATTATGAGCGGGGTTATGTCTTTCAGCAGGCGAACCTGTTTCCCTGGATGACGATCCGCCAGAATATTTCCGCAGGGCTGAAGGCCCGTAAAGTCTATCAGGAGAACCGCAGGAAGCCTGACGAATTCATTAGGATGGTCGGGCTGGAGGGCTTCGGCAATGCTTATCCCCATCAGGTATCCGGCGGCATGGCCCAGCGCGCCTCGCTGGCCCGCGCGCTGATCAACCAGCCCAAGGTACTGATGCTGGATGAGCCGCTGGGGGCGCTGGATGCTTTTACACGGATGAATCTGCAGGATGAACTATTGCGGCTGTGGAGGCTGCACGGCACAACAATGATCCTGGTAACGCATGATGTCGACGAGGCGGTATATCTCAGCGACAGGATCGTCATTATGTCCGCAAGGCCGGGACAGATCAAAGAGATTATTGAGGTAGAAATGGAGCATCCCCGTGACCGGGGCAGCTCGGAGTTTGTCTTTTTGCGCTCACGGATTCTGGAAACCCTGCATTTCGCCGGCAGCAGCGCAAGTCTGGAGTACTACCCTGTAGGCCATCCGGCCGCGACAAGGAAAGGGAGAAGAACATGA
- a CDS encoding ABC transporter permease: MSLVNRNLVLGGRTREAFRIPDPLRAGLPLVSFGTALMLSLVLQSRQDVEQLPYRITLLAFIVYFALHFLLRGRISGRRWQQVLYKSPFYLVLGFVLAGWDVLTTKLEVLPLPFVPGLAQILSVMVNDAQMLLISTAYSLRLLVIGFVIGSLIGIVLGVLIGWYRKWNYWLFPVLKVMGVVPATALIPIVMILVPSSFYAAVLLIVIAVCFPVAFMTSVGIANVQNTYFEAARTLGADERFLIFRVAIPGAMPSIFSGIYTATGISFATLVVSEMIGARAGLGWYINWAKGWSDYAKVYASIIIMAVTFSIVMAIIFRVRDKVLKWQKGLVK; the protein is encoded by the coding sequence ATGAGCCTTGTAAACCGCAATCTGGTGCTGGGAGGGCGTACACGCGAAGCCTTTCGTATTCCTGATCCGCTGCGTGCGGGTTTGCCGCTTGTCTCTTTTGGAACGGCGCTAATGCTGAGCCTGGTACTGCAGTCACGCCAGGATGTGGAGCAGCTGCCTTACCGGATCACGCTGCTTGCGTTCATTGTTTATTTTGCGCTGCACTTCCTCCTGCGCGGCAGGATCAGCGGCCGGAGATGGCAGCAGGTGCTGTACAAATCCCCTTTTTATCTGGTGCTTGGGTTCGTGCTGGCAGGCTGGGATGTGCTGACGACGAAGCTGGAAGTGCTGCCGCTGCCGTTCGTTCCGGGCTTGGCCCAGATTCTCTCGGTCATGGTCAATGATGCGCAGATGCTGCTGATCAGTACCGCATACTCCTTGCGGCTGCTGGTGATTGGATTCGTGATTGGCAGCCTGATCGGGATTGTGCTGGGGGTGCTGATCGGCTGGTACCGCAAGTGGAACTACTGGCTGTTTCCGGTGCTGAAGGTAATGGGGGTGGTACCCGCAACGGCGCTGATTCCCATAGTGATGATTCTGGTTCCGTCCAGCTTCTATGCAGCAGTGCTGCTGATCGTGATCGCGGTATGCTTTCCGGTGGCTTTCATGACCAGTGTCGGGATTGCTAATGTGCAGAACACGTATTTCGAAGCGGCACGGACGCTGGGGGCGGATGAACGTTTTCTTATATTTCGAGTGGCTATTCCCGGGGCGATGCCATCCATCTTCAGCGGGATTTATACGGCGACGGGGATATCTTTTGCCACGCTGGTGGTGTCCGAAATGATCGGAGCCAGGGCCGGGCTTGGCTGGTACATTAACTGGGCCAAAGGCTGGTCTGATTATGCCAAGGTGTATGCTTCGATCATTATTATGGCGGTGACCTTTTCCATAGTGATGGCCATAATTTTCAGAGTCAGAGACAAGGTGCTCAAGTGGCAGAAGGGGCTGGTGAAATGA
- a CDS encoding ABC transporter substrate-binding protein — protein sequence MNTSKKLPAVLLVTSALLVVTACGNNAANQKTSANNHNHSTSAPAVAAVAPSSNAAASNSSKAAPASYKYGKLKIQALSGAVCGAPSYVAYEKGFFAEEGLDVELVSGSMDAMKTGLTTGEFTVTNGDFVWFTSIQQGLDLKVIGGLHHGCIKLVVPPGSDIKTAADLKGKRIGVDEIGGVPMAVASVVVTNAGLDPQKDVQWLAYPLDQLQEGVKKGEIDVYAAWDPFGKLAEVNNGYTVLADISTDSNFAGKSCCFLYASGKQIEEDPERVAAIARAYQKATAWIAEHPEETAKLEIEKKYVATDDVKLVTDLIESYHFNYTTDAAQEDIRYFVKQFSKTGFLKKDTDPDEFLKKAYYDVFK from the coding sequence ATGAATACTAGCAAAAAACTGCCGGCCGTTCTGCTGGTCACCTCTGCATTACTGGTGGTCACGGCATGCGGAAATAATGCGGCTAATCAAAAAACATCTGCTAACAACCATAATCATTCAACATCTGCGCCAGCAGTTGCTGCAGTAGCTCCCTCAAGCAATGCGGCAGCATCAAACAGCAGCAAAGCGGCTCCGGCCAGCTACAAATACGGCAAGCTCAAAATCCAGGCATTGAGCGGAGCTGTCTGCGGAGCGCCGAGCTATGTGGCTTACGAGAAGGGCTTCTTTGCCGAAGAAGGTCTGGATGTCGAACTGGTCAGCGGTTCGATGGATGCAATGAAGACAGGCCTGACTACGGGAGAATTCACGGTTACGAACGGCGACTTCGTCTGGTTCACCTCCATCCAGCAGGGGCTTGACCTCAAGGTAATCGGCGGGCTGCATCACGGCTGCATTAAGCTCGTAGTTCCACCGGGTTCGGACATTAAGACCGCTGCCGATCTGAAGGGCAAACGGATTGGTGTCGATGAAATCGGCGGTGTGCCGATGGCAGTGGCGAGCGTAGTAGTGACTAATGCCGGACTGGACCCGCAAAAGGATGTGCAATGGCTGGCGTATCCGCTCGATCAGCTGCAGGAAGGTGTCAAAAAAGGCGAAATTGATGTATACGCCGCCTGGGATCCGTTCGGCAAGCTGGCTGAAGTGAATAACGGTTATACGGTACTGGCCGATATTTCGACCGACAGCAATTTTGCCGGGAAAAGCTGCTGCTTCCTGTACGCCTCCGGCAAGCAGATTGAGGAAGATCCGGAGCGTGTAGCCGCTATTGCCCGTGCTTACCAGAAGGCGACGGCATGGATCGCTGAGCATCCGGAGGAAACCGCAAAGCTGGAGATTGAGAAGAAATATGTTGCGACGGATGATGTGAAGCTCGTGACGGATCTGATTGAGAGCTATCACTTCAATTACACGACCGATGCCGCTCAGGAGGATATCCGTTATTTCGTCAAGCAGTTCAGCAAGACCGGCTTCCTGAAGAAAGATACCGACCCGGACGAATTCCTGAAGAAGGCTTATTATGATGTGTTTAAGTAG
- a CDS encoding O-acetylhomoserine aminocarboxypropyltransferase/cysteine synthase family protein produces MADHNLGFDTLKVRAGYDSREHNYAVAVPIYQTASYDLGSVGRAEKLFGMEEAGYLYTRIANPTVAVLEQRLTALDKGTGAVAVASGMAAVTYALLNLAEGGGRIVTTPRLYGGSFDALKHLYPKFGVHVDFVEDSDDPEAFRRAVRPDTKAILIESISNPNSTILDIEAIAAVAHENGLPLVIDNTFGTPYLFDSFAHGADIIVYSATKAIGGHGTTLGGVIVENGKFDWAGGRFPHFAEPQYLLREQETGRERSILEVFPEAPFTARVRLSYLAYFGAALSPFDAFLLLQGTETLSERISKQVANALRIVDYLQKNDRVSWVSHPAADGNPYQALAARYFPKGAGSIFTFGFGGNEEQLRTFLNAVKLFSYHANVGDARSLIINSPKTTHGELNAEDQAAAGITPDTIRLSIGLEDADDLIRDLEQAFAAAFVESLV; encoded by the coding sequence ATGGCTGATCACAATCTGGGTTTCGATACGCTGAAGGTACGGGCGGGCTATGACTCACGGGAGCATAATTATGCGGTGGCCGTGCCGATCTATCAGACGGCCTCTTATGATCTGGGCAGTGTGGGGCGGGCGGAGAAATTGTTCGGCATGGAGGAAGCCGGATATCTGTATACGCGAATCGCTAATCCGACGGTTGCGGTACTGGAGCAGCGGCTGACTGCGCTGGACAAGGGGACGGGAGCGGTTGCTGTAGCTTCCGGGATGGCGGCGGTAACCTATGCGCTGCTGAATCTGGCGGAAGGCGGAGGCCGGATTGTCACTACGCCGCGCCTGTATGGAGGATCGTTTGATGCACTTAAGCATTTATATCCCAAGTTTGGCGTTCACGTTGATTTTGTCGAGGATTCGGATGATCCTGAAGCCTTCCGCCGGGCGGTCCGGCCGGATACCAAAGCCATTCTGATTGAGAGCATCAGCAATCCTAACTCTACGATTCTTGATATTGAAGCTATAGCGGCTGTAGCCCATGAGAACGGTCTTCCGCTGGTCATTGACAACACCTTTGGCACTCCCTATTTATTCGATTCCTTCGCTCATGGTGCAGATATCATCGTCTACTCGGCTACGAAGGCTATCGGCGGTCACGGCACTACCCTCGGCGGTGTGATTGTCGAGAACGGCAAGTTCGACTGGGCGGGCGGCAGATTCCCGCATTTCGCAGAGCCGCAATACCTGCTGCGTGAGCAGGAGACAGGCCGTGAGCGCAGCATTCTGGAGGTATTCCCGGAGGCTCCTTTTACCGCAAGAGTCCGGCTGAGTTATCTGGCGTACTTCGGTGCAGCACTTAGTCCGTTTGATGCTTTTCTGCTGCTTCAGGGCACGGAAACCTTGTCGGAGCGGATATCCAAGCAGGTGGCGAACGCTCTTAGAATCGTAGATTATCTGCAAAAGAATGACAGGGTCAGCTGGGTGAGTCATCCTGCGGCGGACGGGAATCCGTACCAGGCGCTTGCCGCCAGGTATTTCCCCAAAGGGGCAGGCTCGATCTTCACCTTCGGCTTTGGCGGCAATGAGGAACAGCTTCGTACATTCCTGAATGCCGTTAAGCTGTTCAGCTATCATGCCAATGTCGGGGATGCCAGATCGCTGATCATCAACTCCCCTAAGACCACTCATGGTGAGCTGAATGCTGAAGACCAGGCGGCGGCAGGCATTACTCCGGATACGATCCGGTTGTCCATCGGACTGGAGGACGCAGACGATCTGATCCGGGACCTGGAGCAGGCCTTCGCGGCGGCATTTGTGGAGAGTCTGGTATAA
- the nifB gene encoding nitrogenase cofactor biosynthesis protein NifB, which yields MQNVQRHPCYDELAHEVFARMHLAVAPKCNINCNYCNIKYDCVSESRPGVVSQVLTPEEARRSVQQTLKVLPQLTVVGIAGPGDPLANPVQTFETFRLLSREMPDLQLCLSTNGLKLPDYVEEITGCGINHVTVTMNALDPAIGGRIYHSIYYRGKAYRGEAAAAILISRQLEGISAMAARGIKVKVNSVLIPGVNDDHLIEVTRAAREAGAFSHNIMPLIISPGSRFERDGRLAPDPGLTLKVQERSAELMPIMRHCRQCRADAVGLLGEDRGGELLAGLPEYSPEERELRLMQLDGELEVRRNRQASGRSPGASATRIAVATRGGGRVNLHFGHASEFLVYEVEEDSYRLLGVRKIQAYCNGTASCGEADAAAILKESAELLRDCQLLLCSGIGSFPQEVLRQADIMAVVTKDDIGVSLLKYGRLLSYFKI from the coding sequence TTGCAGAATGTTCAGCGTCACCCCTGCTATGATGAGCTGGCGCACGAGGTATTCGCCAGAATGCATCTGGCTGTAGCACCGAAATGCAATATTAACTGCAATTATTGCAACATCAAATACGACTGTGTCAGTGAGAGCCGCCCCGGGGTGGTCAGCCAGGTGCTTACACCGGAAGAGGCCCGCAGGAGTGTGCAGCAGACGCTTAAGGTTCTGCCCCAGCTGACCGTAGTTGGCATCGCCGGTCCGGGAGATCCGCTGGCGAATCCGGTGCAGACCTTCGAGACCTTCCGGCTGCTCTCACGGGAAATGCCCGATCTGCAGCTGTGTCTCAGCACGAATGGCCTGAAGCTTCCTGATTATGTTGAAGAGATCACAGGATGCGGCATTAATCACGTCACGGTAACAATGAATGCCCTGGACCCGGCCATTGGCGGGCGGATCTATCACTCGATCTATTACCGGGGCAAAGCTTACCGCGGCGAGGCTGCCGCAGCCATTCTAATCTCCCGGCAGCTGGAGGGAATCTCGGCCATGGCTGCCAGAGGAATTAAAGTCAAGGTCAACTCCGTGCTGATACCGGGTGTAAATGATGATCACCTGATCGAGGTTACACGAGCTGCCAGGGAGGCTGGGGCATTCTCCCACAACATAATGCCGCTGATTATTTCACCGGGCAGCCGGTTCGAGCGGGACGGGCGGCTGGCACCGGACCCCGGTCTGACCCTCAAGGTGCAGGAGAGGTCCGCAGAGCTTATGCCGATCATGCGCCACTGCCGGCAGTGCCGGGCCGATGCCGTCGGCCTGCTGGGCGAGGACCGTGGTGGGGAATTACTGGCGGGCCTGCCGGAATACTCACCGGAAGAGCGGGAGCTGAGGCTTATGCAGCTGGACGGGGAGCTGGAGGTCCGCCGGAACCGGCAGGCGTCCGGGCGCAGCCCGGGTGCCAGTGCAACGAGAATTGCTGTTGCGACTAGGGGCGGCGGCAGGGTTAATCTGCATTTTGGCCATGCCTCTGAATTTCTGGTCTATGAAGTGGAAGAAGACAGCTACCGGCTGCTCGGGGTCCGCAAAATCCAGGCTTACTGCAACGGAACAGCTTCCTGCGGTGAGGCGGATGCTGCGGCTATTCTTAAGGAAAGTGCAGAATTACTGCGTGACTGCCAGCTTCTGCTCTGTTCAGGAATCGGCTCCTTCCCGCAGGAGGTGCTGCGTCAAGCGGACATTATGGCTGTTGTTACGAAGGATGATATTGGAGTATCGCTACTTAAATACGGACGTCTGCTGTCTTATTTTAAGATTTAA
- the nifH gene encoding nitrogenase iron protein → MVKKLKQIAIYGKGGIGKSTTTSNISAALSVAGYKVMQFGCDPKSDSTNTLRGGEYIPTVLDSLRDNHAVKAQDVIFQGFNGIYCVEAGGPAPGVGCAGRGIITSVSLMKQQRVFEELDLDFVIYDVLGDVVCGGFAVPVREGIAEHVYTVTSADFMAIYAANNLFKGIHKYSQDGGALLGGVIANSINAPYAKEIVDDFVSRTDTRVVEYVPRSLTVTQSELQGKTTIEAAPDSEQARVYRSLAQNIAEHTVSKVPAPLETNELRQWAADWGKRLVQQDSGLAAPAAAGSL, encoded by the coding sequence ATGGTTAAGAAATTGAAGCAGATCGCGATTTACGGCAAAGGAGGAATTGGCAAGTCGACAACGACTTCCAATATCAGTGCTGCGCTGTCGGTGGCAGGCTACAAGGTCATGCAATTCGGCTGTGATCCCAAAAGTGATTCCACCAATACGCTGCGGGGCGGAGAATACATACCGACAGTGCTGGATTCATTGCGTGATAACCACGCGGTTAAGGCACAGGATGTGATTTTCCAGGGCTTCAACGGGATCTATTGCGTGGAGGCTGGTGGCCCCGCACCGGGGGTGGGCTGTGCGGGGCGCGGCATTATCACCTCGGTATCCCTGATGAAGCAGCAGCGGGTGTTTGAGGAGCTGGATCTGGATTTTGTCATCTATGATGTACTGGGTGACGTGGTATGCGGCGGGTTTGCTGTTCCGGTGCGTGAAGGCATTGCGGAGCATGTCTATACGGTAACATCAGCAGATTTCATGGCAATCTACGCGGCGAATAATCTGTTCAAGGGCATTCATAAGTATTCACAGGATGGAGGCGCACTGCTAGGCGGAGTTATTGCCAACTCGATTAATGCCCCGTATGCGAAGGAGATTGTTGACGACTTTGTCAGCCGGACGGATACAAGAGTGGTTGAATATGTGCCGCGTTCGCTGACGGTGACCCAGAGTGAGCTGCAGGGCAAGACAACGATTGAGGCAGCTCCGGATTCAGAGCAGGCCAGAGTATACCGCAGTCTCGCTCAGAACATTGCCGAACATACGGTGTCCAAGGTGCCGGCTCCGCTGGAAACGAATGAACTGCGGCAATGGGCGGCGGATTGGGGGAAACGCCTGGTCCAGCAGGATTCCGGACTGGCGGCACCTGCAGCGGCGGGAAGCCTGTAG
- a CDS encoding NifB/NifX family molybdenum-iron cluster-binding protein — protein MTWKIAIGSVDGININQHFGRCDRFLIYRMEPEGSYSIIEDRSYDRQAEAAGHDTHSLQNTAALLADCSIVLVSHIGPGARALLYEQGIQAMAVEAPIEQAMERLVHFLRSGRGAILQ, from the coding sequence GTGACGTGGAAGATTGCCATCGGAAGTGTGGACGGCATTAATATCAATCAGCATTTCGGGCGGTGTGACCGGTTCCTGATCTATAGGATGGAGCCGGAAGGAAGTTACAGCATTATAGAGGACCGGAGTTATGACCGGCAAGCGGAAGCAGCAGGCCACGACACGCATTCGCTGCAGAATACCGCCGCCCTCCTCGCAGACTGTAGTATTGTCCTGGTCAGCCACATTGGACCGGGAGCGAGAGCGCTGCTCTACGAGCAGGGAATTCAGGCTATGGCGGTCGAGGCTCCGATTGAACAGGCGATGGAGCGTCTGGTGCATTTTCTCCGGTCAGGCAGGGGCGCTATTCTGCAGTGA